One Rhinoraja longicauda isolate Sanriku21f unplaced genomic scaffold, sRhiLon1.1 Scf000754, whole genome shotgun sequence genomic region harbors:
- the LOC144591246 gene encoding uncharacterized protein LOC144591246: protein MQSSVSFCGELVKNEEFPKYLRVTLDRTLIYREYLKRVADKLKARVNIIRKLGRSSSKNDHWLDLLMQQATEARQAMAQPRTPRDTFLGFVKNELLKIPDNVWFNYTITAHNFFQPNLL, encoded by the exons ATGCAaagctctgtgtccttttgtggtgagctggtgaagaatgaggaattccccaagtacctcaGAGTTACCCTGGACCGCACCCTCATCTATCGCGAAtacctgaagagggtggctgataaactgaaagcaagggtcaacatcatcaggaaacttgggAGAAGCAGCAGCAAGAATGACCattggctggacttg CTCATGCAACAGGCAACAGAGGCCAGACAGGCCATGGCACAGCCCCGGACACCACGTGACACCTTCCTGGGATTCGTGAAGAATGAGCTGCTCAAGATCCCAGATAACGTGTGGTTTAACTACACCATCACTGCCCATAACTTCTTCCAGCCA AATCTGCTGTAG